ATCCAGGTGGGGTTTGTATTAGTTTTTCCCGAGGAAGGTGTCTAATCAATTATGTTGTTGGTAGGATCATATACCACACAAGTTGGTGAATAATATGGTAATGCTCAGCTCTCCCTCCTACACATATTGATTAACGGCTCTTGAGTGGAACTAATGGCCGTCGAGATTTACAAGTACACCATGTACTGCAAAGGTAAAACACAAACAAATCCACGATTCTCTTTAGATATTTTGTTTGGAAGTACTCAAGTAGTCAAGTGGATAgtcattctttttgtttttgatagGAAGAATAACAACAATTTATAACATCTACAAAAGGTAAATGGAGGACTACGGATAAGCAGAACAAAGTATAGTATTTACAAGTATAAAAAAATTTCTAATCAAACAAGTGACTTGAGAAGTCAAGATGAAGCCTGTGCCCAAGAAAGTAATAGAGATTTAGCTTCAAAATCCAAGTCCAGATCAGTCGGTCTTGGAACCTGAGATGTGATGTTGTGTTTAAACATGTGCAAATCAATCTTGATAGGGTTGTGCTGGATGTTAGAAGATTTATTAATATTTATATAGCTCCTTCTTTGTCTCTTAATTCAGTTAGTATGGAAGTTACTTTTCAAAAACAGGATTTTGATTATGTCATGTTTATGGATGGTTCTTTTAAAAATTTTAACTTGGGTGTTGCCGTTATACTCTGTGATATTGCAGGGACAATAAAGAGTCTTAGAGCGGATTTTGGACTGATTTCTAGCGTTGTTGGGGTTGAGACAACCGCGCTCATTTTGGCGATCTCCTGGGCAAGAGATTTGAATCTGTCTAAAGTCCTCTTAGTTTGCGATTGTCTTCAGATGGTTGGTTATGTAAATAACGGCAAGGGTGATCTGGATTGGCGAAGTCTTGATCTCTTAGAAGATTGTCGTCTTTCCCTATCTAGTTTGTTATCTTGTAAGGTTGGCTATATTAGGCGTTGTAAAATTAAGTTGGCAGATAAACTTGCTCGTAGAGCTAGAAGATTTAGATTGAGTAATATTTGGGATTCTCCTCCTCTATTCTTAGAAGATGTTACGAGGAATGTATTTCTAAATGCAGTTTGTAATAGTCTTTTTTTAATGAAATAGTGTCTTTCtcagcagcaaaaaaaaaaaaaaaaagaaaaatcagtcAGTCTTGAATGAGTATTTTTCTTCAAACGTCCTATTGTAGCGTTCATTCAACAACACTCGTATCACCTATGCAGGAATGAATTACCACATCTTTCTTCCTATAGCGGACAGTCTCTGCCAACAATTAGCTAATATGTTTGGAATCTCTCGATTGGAAGACCCATACCCAAGTGGATAGTCATCATTCGAGTAATATTTAGTGGTTGAGTACGCTAAATCCATTTTTGATGGCATGCATGATGTATGGAAGTTGGGACTTGGGACCATTTGATTTTGTGGGGTTATACCTTTAAATACAGATGCCTATAGTCTAAGCTTAATGAAATGTTTGTGGCTTTTGGTGCAACTGCAGAGGCAAAATGCATCATGATAATTCGTGAGATCAAGACAATTGTTAGGCCTAATGTTATGTGTCGTTACTACACTGCATGATGATAATTCTTGAAGTCAGGAAGACTGCAAACGACAATGTAACCATCAAAGAATGGATTAAGACTCTGTTTCAGTCGGCAAGTATAACAGATCTGCGGAAAACATTGAGGAGACGGAGATCTGTTTGTGTCCTAGGCAAACTTGAAATTTGGGGCTTTTTACGGGTCACCAACTCACAGTGAGAGTTAAAATGTTAGATTATAGGAAGACTAGGTACCacccggcctacggccggggctcaaccttttgAGGACTTCATTTTCGTCCAGATTATAGGAGGTATTAGTCGTGCCAATTAATATTGAGTTGCAAAAGAAGTCTTCCTCCCAGTGAAATTGAGTGGAATGGCCGGTGTCAGGTTTTTTGATGGTGGAATAAAGCTAAAACACTTAAACTTCCAAAAATCATATCGTATTTCAACTGAAAAAAGCTAATTACGGAGGATATTTTCATATGAGATGATTGTCAATTATTTAATTCCCATACCATCACAAACCAATGATATAATTACCTACAATAGAACTTCTGGATATACAATGTTTGTTGTTTCGAGGTCTTCGGCACTATCTTCGACCAATACGGTTATTCTATTACGGTTATTCTATTGGCAGCAGTGCATCTTGACAAAGCTACATAAAGTTGACCGTGATTGAACACGAGAGTTTTTAAATCGATCTCGACGTACTTTACCGACTGGCACTGTGATTTATTAATTGTCATTGTATAGGCTACCCGAACGAGAAACTGACGTCTTGTCATGTTTACATTTAACTCTGAACCGATGGTTGAAACGATATTCTCGGTAGCAACACGGTCTCCCCTTTTTTGTGCCCAGTTAGAATCTTCGCCTGAATTACATGTCTACCGCAATGAGTTACCAACAGCCTAGTACCATTGCAAAGACCCTCTGATGGAGCTAGATTTCTCATCAAGATAACTGGACAACCAACTTTAAGATGTAGCTTGAACAATGGCATCCCTGGCGGATTCAAATTTTGTAGAAATTCATTAGTGAAATTTGGGATTTTACCGCTTTCGTCTGGGTTCAATTTGTCCGCAGCCAAATAAGTGAATGTTTCCCCTTCTAAAATATCCAATACTTCCATGTTTATTTCATTAACATCGTCATTACGCGCTGATAGAATTATTCTCTCAGTCAGCTCTTCCTCTGATAGCTGACCAGATGTTCCTGAATGGGGATGCAATTTGGACAAACGGGGATACAACTTGCATATAAGTTCCTTCATGTCTCTGCATCTATTTACCGATGAAGGTAGTTGAATTTTTTCTTCTGGTTCTGTCCCGACCTATCACATACGTATAACATAAGTAAAATAGCAGTTTAAATCTAAACTTTAGGTATTATCTTTAAAATGCAATATTGGAAAATGTTACCTTGAGCAAGAATTATGCGAAAGTTTTGTTTTCTGGATCTTGTAGATCAAGACGCATATTCTTTCTAAGTGTTAGAACTGTTATATATATTATTCCAAAGTACAGATCTTCTAACACATGCATCTACAACATCTGCACGACCTCCATTTGGTATAGCCGGCAAAGTTTACCTGAAGTCTCCACCCATAACAACAGTAATACCTCCAAAAGCTAATTCGTTCTCGCGGATATCCTTAAATAATTTATTAACCGATTCCACACAAAATCTATGTTGCATCGGTGCTTCGTCCCATATAATCAGTTTTGCTTCTTTAAGAAACTTAGCTGCTGAACTCTGTTTAGGAATCGAACATACACTGGCTTCATTTATCTCTATCGGAATCTTAAAAGTTGAATGGGCAGTTCTACCACCCACCAAAAATAATGAAGCAATACCTGATTACACAACGGTGAGAACTATGTTAGGCTAAATAAAAATTCAACTAACAAGATAAATAAAACATGTTAACATACAAAGGATGTTGCCAAGCGTACATCAATTATATAATTTCTCAAATGCTCAATTAGGTTTAGCAAAATAACAATATATGCCATATTAATTCAAAATAACAATGTGTTTCGTAGCTCAGACATACATAATATACCAATGAATAAAATACACATTACTTCTCTTTCATAATTAGTCAATGAATTTTAAATTGATGCTCAGATTAGTTGTGACAACAATTAGTCTCTGAATGGCCATTCTACGGTTCGTTAAGCATTAATTTTTTCATGGGAAAATTAAGATCTAACATCTAATGATTACTTTATAGAAGCAATTAATATTTAGTGAAAGTCATGTTGTTTTAATAccattagagcaaccacagtcacggccaaatttggggactaaactcaaatttggtctcaaaatatgccgcaacggaagggaccaaacccaaatttgatcgccaaaattagggtttgagaccaaatgtggtcgttaACCCAGACTAAACGaaatatagtgggacggaagtattaatagcgtatgaaagcagacgagattttagtgaccgtatgaaatcagacggaagtataattaacgtatgaatcaggcgcatctataaactccgcctaaccaaacgcatgtaatacatacgccccaacacagacgtagttatattgtacgccccaatgggacgttggtatattcactcgtttagtgggctaatacgttattagaagaagattagtgggctaatacgttattagaagaagattagtggataatatttatgtaaattcactaatcaggcggtcattaaaagtgcgcctgaatcaggcggtcattgaaagtgcgcctgaaatcaggcgatcattaaaagtgcgcctgaattagacggacattaaaagtgcgcctgaatcaggCGCACAGCCTGAACTgggacggtcattaaaagtgcgcctgaactgGGGCGTTTGTTATACTTCCGCTGACTAAAAATAGTCTTCCACGACTGTGGTTGCTCAGTGTAAAATGccaattttttttagcttttggtctgctatttggcatttggtcgactccatgactgtggatgctcttagtatAATGTGGTTCTATTGGTATATATACTTCTTGTCGTACTGTCAGATATGATGTCAATTAACAGTGAGCCTTTGGTGAATTAATTTCTCTATGAGAAGTATATTGCACATCTTAAAGCAATGAAGAAGAGGTACCTGATGACGCAACGGTGAGAACTATGTCTCCTTTGAGTCGACAGCTCGCAGCTACTGTGTTGTATAAAAATGTTTTGCCTGTTCCTACACTGCCATTTAGAAAAAAAGGTACGGCCATCCATTTTATCAACAGACTCTGTTATTGTGGTGTACGCCGACAATTGTTCCGGGTTTAAGCCTACAATATTTCGCCGGAGTTCTGGTTCTTTTATTGCAGACTGAAGTAGCCTATGTTCGCATATCAACCTGTTTCCAAAAAATTTACCCCAATTTTCTTTCGATCGCGGCATTGTAGAAAAATCTTTTAGTTTTTTACCTCCTACACGGAGCAATTTATCCAATAAAAACAATCCATAATCCAGTGTCTGTTCATCCGTTGGATTTGGAATGTCAAACACTGTTTTCAATCTGTTTGGAAGATCATCGCATATTTTCAAGCCAAACTCCGCCCATAATATTTCTGGTTCAGTTGGGTTACAATCAGATAAGATGATCTTAAATAGATTCCTCAGTTCGCTGCCTGTTTGGATATCCACGGCCTCTATAAGACATTCTAGCCATTCGCTGTCATCGGCTAGTAATCCAAGTGCTATGCAGGCTTTCTTGAACGTATAATGCAATTCACCTTTTACTGTTCTTAGTTTCTCAAACGAATTGGCACCTGCAACAACGACCAATAACAATCTCAAATAGAATAATTCTCCTGCGCTGGGAGAAACAAAATACATTCTAGCAATTGCGAAACCCTGTTGCCtaattttccactttttattatcCCCCACAAAGTGCTGCGGGAACTCTTGGTACGTATATGCAGGTGTTATTGAATTTTCAGCATAATACTCAAAGTAAGCCATCAACGTTGACTTGTAGTTCTCAGCTTATTTAGCAACACCGTCTATTGTCCCTGCTGATTCATAGATAATTGTCCCTGCTGATTCATAGATAATTCTTTGCTTCCCGGGAAAGTGGATTGCCAATCTTTCGACGTGCGGATGTTCCTTATGCATTGAATAACTGTACAAACGCCATGCAGCTTCAGGCAGTCCAATATACCTTGCATCAATATACATCTGAACCTCGTCTTTTGCTCCAACAACAACCGTTGTTTTATCATATCCTTTGTAGATATACTTATTTATGTATTTGACCGTTCTTATGCCAGCACATACTTCAACATTTATATGGCAGTTGAACATTCTCGATAAATGTGGATTATAAGGTACAACATCAGTATTGTATGCCTTACGTTTATTGCGAACAATAACTTCTCTTCCATCATCTCGTCGGAGATAGACTGGGCACCCTCCACCATCTAAGCACGTAGCATCATTGTATTTTTTGGGGTAATTTTTAGTACATTTTCCTCTGGATCCCTATCACCACATGGTCCGTGCACCATACATTTCCTCACTGTATCAAAGAGTATTGGATCTTCTTTTTCATCAGGAAATTCGGCTGAAACAAATTCGTCTACCTGTTCAACTGTACGTATTTTCTGTGACTTCTCCAAGAATATTAGCGCGTGCATATGCGGTAGTCCACGTTTCTGAAATTCAATGGTATGCACATGTGCGACAACTTCTCCAAACACATTCTTTTTAGTTATCTCATTCATCAATGTTTTCcttttcaattcaaaaactcGTGCCACTAAATCAGGACGATCCGATGCATATTGATGTTGTTTAAGCTCGTCTTTTATTTTTGTCCAGTTCGGATTTGCAGTCATTGTCAGAAAAATATCAGGATGATGGTTAAACCGTGTAATTGCCATCGAGTCTTGGTAGATCTCATACATGTGTCTTGGACTTCCAATATGTGATGATGGCAGAACACATGGTGTACCTCCTTGATTAGGCATTATACCAGCTTCTTTCATTTTtattatggaagcataatgatCTGCGCGCAGCTTCCTTTGGTTAAACCTTAGCCAATCCAAACGGTTCTGTTCAGTCGAAGCCCACACATCCACTAAGAATTCTTGGAAAAGCTTGCCTCCTCTCAGAATTGTCGAATATTCTGATTTCCGCTCGAAGAGTCTGTAGTCGAAGAACTGCATATGACTTAATCTTGTATCTGTGTAGTTTTTTCCGTCCCACTGCGCGAGTTCGGTGCTCCACCCTAGTTCACCATAAGGGAATAACAAAACATAGTGCAAAGGTAGATATGCAGGATGACATTCATCTATTCTTGTGAATCCACTTCCGTCTTTTAGGTGCAATAGAATATCGCGAGTTGCCGTTACGTCGCTAGGCTTTTCAGGTACGATGATAGATACTTCTTCAACAGCCGGAAGATTGTAACGTCGCTTATCAGAATTCTCATTAAAATGAAGAGAAACTTGGACAGGTTTATCAGATGAAGCATGTTTATCTTTCAGAATTTCGTGTGCCTGGCGATATAATGGAGTGAATATGTTGTGCTGTAGTAGTGTATCTTGAATTGTCGCAAGAACTTCTCTACTTAGATTTGGATTTCTTTTTTCACATATGGACAATGCATGAGCTGGATCATATAAGAACAACTGCCAGTAAATTGCTTCTGCTTCTTTTGCTGGCATCAGGGAACCACTATAATGTCGCAATTCTCCATGTATCAAAAAGCTTGGCGGACCCCTACCTTTTTTGGCTCTCGTGTCGTATTTGCATCCTAGACTTGTATAGGCATTAGCAGCATTGTGACTTCTGATATTATCTCTGAAGTCTTTTTAACGATCATCATCTCCTTCATATAACTCTTTTAGTGCCGGAGGAGGTTCAAGGAGTGCTGGTAGTTTCACCTTTCCTTTGTGACAACATTTACTGAATTTGGGGTTTACAAAAGATGAATCAGATGTTTTTTCATCAATCCAATGCAATGCGCCACAAAATGGACACTGAACGTCCATTCTCCCCACATAGTTTCGACCATTCTCATCAACACTGGCCGCTTTTCTGCGACCTCTTTTAACCGCCTTAGGTACATCTCTGGACTGACTGTGCACATTGTCATCCGAAGAATAATAATAATCACTATACTCATCGGATGATATATCTAGAGGTGGATAAGACCTGTTTGAAAATAAGTAGAAAAACAAATCGTTAACATTACACTTGGATAGAATTAACATAAGATTAGTAGTTCAAATTCTGAGTATATTACATCTCATTATCATTTTCATTGGATACTACACAGACTGAATCTATCTGCATATTCCTCTCCACTCCATGTAAATTCATCTGCAGTCAACGTAAGGCACACAATATTATTTTAATTGCTTAGAATCAGCAAAATACTGATATATGAATTACATAGATCA
Above is a genomic segment from Papaver somniferum cultivar HN1 chromosome 10, ASM357369v1, whole genome shotgun sequence containing:
- the LOC113315558 gene encoding uncharacterized protein LOC113315558, which codes for MAYFEYYAENSITPAYTYQEFPQHFVGDNKKWKIRQQGFAIARMYFVSPSAGELFYLRLLLVVVAGANSFEKLRTVKGELHYTFKKACIALGLLADDSEWLECLIEAVDIQTGSELRNLFKIILSDCNPTEPEILWAEFGLKICDDLPNRLKTVFDIPNPTDEQTLDYGLFLLDKLLRVGGKKLKDFSTMPRSKENWGKFFGNRLICEHRLLQSAIKEPELRRNIVGLNPEQLSAYTTITESVDKMDGRIASLFLVGGRTAHSTFKIPIEINEASVGTEPEEKIQLPSSVNRCRDMKELICKLYPRLSKLHPHSGTSGQLSEEELTERIILSARNDDVNEINMEVLDILEGETFTYLAADKLNPDESGKIPNFTNEFLQNLNPPGMPLFKLHLKVGCPVILMRNLAPSEGLCNGTRLLVTHCGRHVIQAKILTGHKKGETVLLPRISFQPSVQS
- the LOC113317787 gene encoding uncharacterized protein LOC113317787, with translation MPAKEAEAIYWQLFLYDPAHALSICEKRNPNLSREVLATIQDTLLQHNIFTPLYRQAHEILKDKHASSDKPVQVSLHFNENSDKRRYNLPAVEEVSIIVPEKPSDVTATRDILLHLKDGSGFTRIDECHPAYLPLHYVLLFPYGELGWSTELAQWDGKNYTDTRLSHMQFFDYRLFERKSEYSTILRGGKLFQEFLVDVWASTEQNRLDWLRFNQRKLRADHYASIIKMKEAGIMPNQGGTPCVLPSSHIGSPRHMYEIYQDSMAITRFNHHPDIFLTMTANPNWTKIKDELKQHQYASDRPDLVARVFELKRKTLMNEITKKNVFGEVVAHVHTIEFQKRGLPHMHALIFLEKSQKIRTVEQVDEFVSAEFPDEKEDPILFDTVRKCMVHGPCGDRDPEENVLKITPKNTMMLRA